In Enoplosus armatus isolate fEnoArm2 chromosome 20, fEnoArm2.hap1, whole genome shotgun sequence, the sequence GTCTACAATTTGCTTGCTTAGTCTGACTAACAGTctaaaacctaaagatattacAATTCTGTCATATATAACAAAAAAGAGCAAATCCTAACAACTTAAATGCTGGAAGTAGAGAATATTTCgcttttttgcttgataaatcagtttttaaaatagttGCCGGtaactgattaatcgactaTTCATTGCAGCTGAGAGTCAGTACATGGTGTCCAATAACTACTTCAGTGTTTAAAAAGAGCGCTGTTGAGTAACCATGCCTGatgaacaggaaaaaaacaggaaaggaaaaatTGCACAAttcaggaagacaaaaaaattgTTATTTAGCattaaaaaggaagaacagCTGATTCATGACACAGAGCACTATTTTAGCTCAATTTTCCATCTTCAGCAAAAACTGCAGAAATGCTGAGTTATCAGTCAATTTCAGCACGTATGCTAAATACAGCTGCAGACATGTGGAAACTGACAATGTGCTGAGGGAAGTATTTCCAGTCATCCGGTGtatgaatcagaaatactttattgatccccggggagaaACTATACAACAAATATGAACAAGTAGGGCTGTCACTATTTTGTGGATTGATTAATCTGCTCTTCTctcaataaatgtatttgttgtttgatCTGtaatatgtcagaaaatagcaaaTATTCGCCCAAGTACTCAatttataatgttattaaacttaaaaaagcagcaaatccacaAACTGGAGAAggtggaaccagcaaatgtttgacatgttttccacaacaaaaagaaatccaacTCAAATGATAAATACATgatgaaaatagttgcagattaattgcCTGATAGTTTCAGCTCTATGAACAAGCATCACACCAGGATAAAACATTAGTATCTGGATGGCAATGTGagtgctttctctctcacatctGTGGATAATTTACACAGCATGTATGCCAGGATGTGACACCAGCAGTAAGCtagagtgtgtttttaatcacttttattCAACTAGTCATGTACAGAACTACAAAGTTACAGTTCGTATAGTTTTTATAGGGTGTATTAGTGCTTAAAAAGTCCACTTTTAGACAAACTGTTGGCAAAAATCAGCTGTAAATATTGAATCTCTCGGGTGTTGTTCTGTTGCTGACTCTGAGCAGCGGATGTATTAAAAATGAGCAAAACTTTGAAGGTATTTGGCTCGTGGTGAGTCTACTTTACCATTATTAGCAGATGGATCTGAAGCAAGTAGAAAGAGTTCAGTTGTTAAGAGCGAGGAGCTCTGTACTGCATACTCCTGTTACAACCTGAGGAGCCACAAAAACAGTATTAGTCACCTCGATACTGTGGTAAAACACCGAGCAGTActttaataaatacagtaactTAACgtataaaaacacaagacaactTGACATGAGACGAAACTAACTTTTCGCTAACGGCAACTGGAATTAGCGAGCTAACTAACAAGCTAACGCTCTCAAACGAGATAatccagaggaaaaacaagttAGCCTAGCAGGCTAGGTGGCTAGCAACAAAGCTAGCTTGTTTGAATGACTTTTAGCggatgacatttttatttctgggTAGAAAACGGGAGTGTTTTTCTTACCTGGTAGCTTTGGTGCAGTGAGCCCAACTTGCGCAAATATACGTCGTCTTTTCAGCTGCTTCACAAACATTCAGAGTGACAAAGAAGGACTGACTGAAGCTGTTACTCACAATTCAGCCATCACATGACACTCTCATATGACTCTGCAGTTTGGTGTTAAAGGGATATTACACTGCAGCTAACAGGAGCATACGCTGTACATAAAGATATACATACGTTATCTAGTAtcttaaattattaaaattacaATCAAGTACGATACTTATTAAAAATAACCccacatttaccagctgcaacattaaattgtacacattaatgcatcaagcTACAGCCaattaacttagcttagcataatggctggaaacagggggaaacagttagcctggctctgtccaaataataataataataatgaaacagtttatgacttgtttgtttgtacaaaaagtataaagtatacGTATAAAAGTATAAACCGTAAGTATAGTTTGAAGAGGGTTTATGTTGGCTACTGGGCCATTCATCTGCTAGGACCAgttacttcctggagtctctgctggttgcctggcaactggctCCCTCGTCTTAACTCTCTGTGAGAAAGTGAACAAGAGTTGTCGAATCTTTCCCTTGAATGTCCTCGTCGGTCAAACTCAACGCCTCCAGTTTACAGGTCTTGTGTCAAATATATGAAGTCAAAAGTCAAACCGTACTCAAACCATAATGACGTCACAgtgattaagattaagattaactGTGTCAATAAtcaggtttatttttttcccctccagagCCACCGCAGAAAAGACACTGTTCGACTGTTTGTCGGCTTCTCCTTGTCACAAGTAAACAGAcctttgtgtaaaatgtgtggaGTGGCCCTTTAAAGTGAGGGGAAAAACactctgtgggtgtgttttttttaatgggatttgaCATTGgtgtctccatggtaacaagAAAGCAGCCCAACAACTGTAATTAGATTCTGATGAAAAgcattacaatgacaaaaaatgaaatctcCACCTATAAGAAGGTGATCACCTCATACAGTCTATGTTTTATATACATAGTCGATTGTTTAGGGataattgtttgacatttttgtcatcattttgaaTACatactttgcttttctttcacagTGATGCATGCCTGATGATGACCTTGATGCAATAATCTATTCGGCACCACTAGAATTTGAccattacttttatttttcacttaaatactgtaaatgtgtatattttcattttctatttcttatttctatattttgtacatacttttagctctaaatttatgctactttctactcttgaatgggagcaccggtacagtacaatccccccccccccccccccccccccccccccccggggatcaataaagtatttctgattctgattttgtccttctcttcaaaataaaatcacagaCGCTGACTGACTGTGGGAACaaatttatttctatttttgtctcATGTACAGAAAGAGTCAATTTACAGTTTACAAACAACTGACCAGGTTTATGAAGCAAAATGGTTTACTGCACAAGATGGAGGCCTACAGTTCAATCCTCCTGAACCTCATATGAATGGTACAAATCAGAAACCCAACAGGGCGCTTTACCAGGTTTAATGTGTCCTTGTTGTGACTGAATACTCTGTCCAAACACAAGTTCACGAAATCTACTgagaaaacaagattttctcatgtaaaaacaaaaacaagcaaggaAAGCCACAATTTGCACAACTCATAATAATTCCATATCTGATCCAAAAAAACGTACATTTACAGCAGTGGACACGACAGTTCAGTAGGAATCGTTTCACGGCCGTGCTACTCTTCAGACTCGGAACTacatcacattttcagtttgtacTGTAGGCTACTGACACAGGCTTATGAACAGCAAGCAAATGGTGAAAAGGACCAACAAGTCAGCATGACTTTTATACAGCCTTCAGGATTTTCACTTcataacaaaaaacatgaacttCTTCACGTTTTCTAAAGTGGTGAGCTTTTACGAATCTGCTAGATGACGTAGTTCACAGTTGTTGATGCGTCGTAGGCAGTGGTGATGCTAGTAACAGCGGGAGCGTGTTGGTCAGTATGTTATTGTTGTAAACATTTACGACCGGAAGTGAATTTCGTTAGAACTGGATTAAGGGAAAAAAGTCAGTGTATTTTCATATAACCAAGTTCATTTGGCAACATGATTCAATGCGTCAGTGCATCACATTTTGTGCCAAACCTCCTGGATCATTTTCAAAAAAGGTTTCGTTAAAAACACCCTATTCTACATGTTACATGCACATCGTATACACATAAAATCTCATATAGTTCATCATACCATTTACAAGTTTGGTGAAAAAGAGGATAGATACAAGAAATTAAGATATTCAAGGACATACTAGCCGCAAGAAAAGTTGTCAGATTTGGCAGGCATGCTCCCCAGAGTGACGCGTGTTGTTGTTACCACAATGCAGTGTGCTTATTAGTGCCTGCTGATCTCAACAGCTTAGTTTAGGTGACGACtaactgcattttaaaaagggacCTGCATGCCTATCACTCGATCCTATGTGAAAGAAGGCACTTACAGGAGAGAAGTGGTACAGGCCCTGTCTACAAACAACCCCCGTGGATCTCAGTAGAATGTTAAACAGGTAAGTCTTCAAGtaaagtgatgtttttgtttctgtttagaCTTACCCTCGTTTCTTGGCGATTAGGGGTTGTCAAGCAGGAGCCCAAAGAACTGTGGGGGGCTTTTGGTGCCTTCTGTTTACTTCATACATTCATATGCATGCAACCTTTCTATAGCAAATGGTCTTTCAAATGTGTGGGAATCTATTTACACAACAAAAATCGGCAAGGAGTCTCTGTTGGCCGAAAAACCCTCAACAACAGGAGAaaggcagaaatgtaaaattttGGCAGAATTGTAGATCGCTGCGATAAATCGATGACGGAAAGGACGACGGAAACACTTGAAGATGACGCTCAACATTTCAAATCATTACTAATAAGTAATTtcaacacatgaacacagtacaggaggaggaagaggaaatcaaGTACATCCCTGAAGGAGCAAAATGCAAGTCGCACGTTGGACTTTATAGATCGCATTATCCGTCCACAGGGGCTCAAGAAAAAATCAGTACAACTGATAGATAGGTTCCCTACATATTCAAGCTTTGGGAAGCTGTTTCCTTTAAAGGAAACTTAACTCCGAGTTACAGTTTAGGGCGGGGAGTAGTCAAGGAAATACAGGCGCACATCTTCTAACATCAAAATGAGCCTTTGTGTAGAATAAGTCCAGGGAAGGAAATCTAATTCACCTAAATACCCATCAATACCATAAAAAACGTCATCCACTTCCAAATACTTGGTAagtatcaatcaatcaattatcaaattaTTAGTAAGTGCTTTACTCTTATATTTTGCTCTATAAAATGGCTATTTCCACAGTCAGTATATGTAATGGCTCAGACGATGGTTCAGTGATGTGATAGGTGACAGAATTCACAATAAACTGGATAGGTTTCAGTATACGATAGATCATCTCGGTGGAAACCAGTGAGACTAACTGACAGTGAGACTACGAGAGTAATCAGAAAGTGCAAAAGCACCTCACCAGAAACACAAAGGTCAAACAACAACCTGAAAATGGACCAGTGAAGCATGGTTGTGCTTATTGTGATCTCTCTCGGTGAAAACATCACTCTTCTTCCATGTTTGATGTGGAAAGAGTCCCCTCTGAAATGATTGTTAAAAGGTCCAGTGCTCAGTAAGTTCAAAAAGCTCACTTCCTGGGGTGGAAGACCATGAGAGGCCTGTCTTCAATCTTCTGCCAGGGGCTCTTCTTGTTCTCATCTTTGTCGTCGGGGTCATCCTCGGGGCTGGTCATGGAGTCGCGGCGGTTCTCGCTGTTGCTGCTGCGGGTGCTGTTCACACGACTGCGTCCTCTTCTGGGGATTGTGGATCCTCGGGAGGATGGACCTTCGTCAAGAAGAGGGGTGAGGGAGTTCTCCTCGGGTGAGACGGGGCGTCCCTCGCTGCTGCTGGGCTCGCTGTGGTCAGGGTAGGCCAGCTTGGAGTAACTCTTCCCACCGCTGCTGCTAACACTGTGGCCCTTCCGTCCTCCGGTCCCCCAGCGATCGTCTTTTCCCTTCCGGTTGATTGCTGACTTGCGTTCTTGGGACTCTAGAGGTGGTTCAAGGTTGACGTCTCGGGAAGTGCTGCTGGGACCGCCTAAGAACGCACCCACACCGCCGCCACTGAGGTCATTCCCAGCATCTATGTAGGAGTGGCGCACATGAGCGTTATTGCGTCCATCCAGGGAGATGAACCAAGCCCTTGGGTGCTGTTTAACACCCAGCTCCAGTAGCTTCTTCTCAGTCAGAGCCTGCAGTTCCCCATTCATCTGAGCCATGGTGGAGTCATTGAAGAGCACGGGGATGGTCACAGGTCCACCAGATGAGTCGGACGCCCAGCTGGGCTCCTCAGAGTCGTCACCTTGGGATCCACCTTGCTGCTGTTGGCCTTGTTTCTGGGAGTGGTGGTGATGATGCTGCTGGCCTCCTCCCATCTGTGCACCATCTTTGTCTTGATCCTTCTGGTCCTTGCCATCTTTACCAGAAAACTCGGAGGGCAGGCGCATATAGTGGGCTGGGATGACCAGGGTTGGCACCATGCTCCGGTACATGTTCTCCTTCATCTGGTCAATGGAGCTGCAGAAGATGATCTGGCCTGGTTGGGTGTTGAGGGAGGTGGGTCTGGCAAggctgtctgcagctgctgctgaatattCGGGGGGTTTGTCAGACTGGTTTGGCACGTAGCCTTGGAAGCGAGGCGGGGACGGGGGATCAGAGGAGTATCCTCGATTGTCGTTGGCGTTGTGGTGCCGGTGATATTCAGACTCCTTGCCCTCCATGGGACTGTAGCTCCGGTTGTAGTCTTCATGCAGCAAAGGGTTGTCCAGGTTGTTGGTCTCTGTGGCACGTGTAACCTTCATGGGGAAGCTTTCACCCCGTTGGGGACCTGATGCATTTTTTCCCTTTGCGTGACGCAGCATGTGAGCTGGAACATGCTTGGTTAAGTCTTCCCTTGAACTCTGGTAGTCTCGAGATGGGGACAAGTCAGATTTGTCATTAGAGGGGCCAGACTCAACATGGCCTCCACAGATCAGATTTAAGCGTGAAGTGGATGTACCCTGGTCTCTCTTTGCACCATTGAGATTGGACGTGTGGGGTTTCCCTTGCTGGCGACGAGGTTTTAAACATTTCCGCCTAAAAGGTAAACAGACACTGAAGGTCAGACATGAAAGAAACGACTGTTATCCAGAGGATCACAAGACGAGTCTAATGAGAGCCTGAAATTAAACCCACATTCACATACAGTTATTTACAATTATCATCACCAAAATCACTGTTGCAATTCTGTCATTTTTGCTATTAATAGAAACCTAAAACTGAGACCTGCGCCTACGCTCCCCACACCTGCAGTAGTAGAGCAGCACACAGAGCAGGATGAGCACCAGCAGGGCCAGCGAGCCCAGGATGGAGAGCAGGAACAGGGTGTGGTAGGTGGTGATGTCCCTCAAGCCTGGATGAGACAGACCCAATCCTGCAAGACAATTCATGGCAGAAAGACATCTAAGAATCACTCGTCACCTCAGTCACCAGCAGATCTGACAGATCCAGGTGTTACAAAGCTGACGGTGTTCTGAGTTCAGCTTTCACCTACTAGTCTTAGCAGATCTTTGGGCTAATAATATTCCATGTTTTTGTCGACAAATCCTGTGAAAGGCTCTCAGCCCCAAGACCACTGGCTCCTACTTAAGGTGTAATTCTTTAAAATCAAGTCGCAAATataaaagtttcatttttaaaaagtggcaTATTTGTGATGCTTCTATCGCAACAGATTTATAAGAAGCGCAGGGAGGCTGAGATGAGTCACGGTACCTGAAGACGAAGGGAAGGCAGCTAACCAGTATCCCATCTGAGGAACCACCACGTTCCAGACAAACTGTGGGCCGTCCTTTTTGATGTAGCCCGTCCCGTTCCTCACCCACAGTCCTGAGAAACGTTTATCACTGTCAGTACTTATGCTGCGTAGGGTTTAAACAGAGGCACAGAATACATTCCCGAGAAAAACACCTCACCCGTCTTGGGCTGATACAGCCAAGCAGGCACACTTGTGGCCATCCTGTTGCGGGTGTCAGATGGAAGTGGCACAGAGATGTGGATCGGATCTGAGACCTGGATTGCGCTGCCATCCTTGTCAAAGAGCTGAATGCTGACCACTGCCAAAGCTGTCAAGTCTGTCCACCCTGTTTCTGCGCCTGAACAGAGAAAGTCACTGACGTCAGCTTCAACTCTTCAATATCCAGTTACATGATGCAACAACCCCAACATGTTAACATCACAGTGCTTTGAGGCTGTCACTCTTTCACTTTATATCAAACACTCACAgtaatttaatatataatgtaaatatgtgCACGAGGGAGCGAATGGGGaatgatttcagacacagtgaCATTTGAGAAATAAATCCTTCAGCAATATGTTGATTTTAACTTAATATTTTTTAGTAATTGCCGAGATACACTTAATTGCCAGTTTCTTTAGGTACAACTAGCTCAAACTAATCTAACAGCGTCAcgaaggttataatgttcagttgttgaaactgttttagagactgtaggtgtttctgttattctgtACACCCCGTGTATATCAATGAGGGTGGGTTGAATAACAGGAACACACTCTTTTAGTGCTACTTTTGTATAGTTTGTTCTatgttattgtttatattcTGTTCTGATTTATatctatttaaatatttgaatatgtgctctgtgtgtgtcgcCTGGAGGCGGCTACAACCGCATTTCATTGAGCATCGCTGTACGTTAAAACCTCAGACAGCcccagtaaaacacacaaaagtgtccacacacacttttggccACTTAGATCATTCTAGACACTGATTTCTGAGGCAGGCGCCCACCTGAGCTGTTGGTCTCTTGGCCCAGGAGAAACGGGAAGCCGCCGATCTCATACTGAGTCCTGGCGGTGGTCAGCGCCGCAGACAGCGCCGTGTAGTTGGAGTTGGACGGCAGATGAAGGGACTTCCTCTGGAGCTGCACCAGCGGCTGATTACGAgctcctgcagagacacaatcGCACTCCCAGTCTGTAAATCCTACAACCACTTTATACATTTAGCCCTAATATCCCTCAAAAGGTGTAAAAATACTGATGTTTAGTGAATTACAGACATGAGGAGGCGGCTGTGACTGAGCTGCATttgtaaaaactacaacaaagtactctgctgctgctgttgctatggtgataGCAGCAGCAAATAACACAGGGTCGTGTAAATGTTAAGCAGTGAATGGAGGCCTGAGGGGGGTGTGAATCTATCTTCACTCTCTGCTGGAGACTCACTCATTTAAGAAAGGGGTCAAACTGACTTTCACCAAAACAGGACTATCGTTTCCAAAGAGGTCCACGTTTTGTAAAATTGTCAGATGGAACTGAGACGCAAGTTCCTTGGAGATAATAATCCTTCATAAACTCAAGTTCTGACGGGGTAAGTGAGCGTGCACGACGTATCATCAAATATTCAGgcttctgcagagagaaactTGTTATTTTCTTTACCTGGAGACCCAGACAGCACCTGCAGGACGTCATCGTACAGAATAAGTGTCCCTGGCCTCTGGACCAGGAGGTACAGGCTGACTGAAGCGTACACTATAAAAAGGGAAGAGACACTAAAATTAACACGGAAGATTTCCAGGTGTGACGACAACGATGAGTCAGGGTTTCTGCAAGTTAAATTTAAGACGTTTTAAATAACACATAGAAACCGATATGACACCTGTTTCAACATGAGAGTGAACAAGACATATTTTGAGTTTTCTCAACTTAAATATTCGACATAAATGAACGATAACGAACACAAAAGTGGATTTTACTACAGACTTAAAGTACAAATCATTTGGCTTTTATTGTATTGAACTTACATTGTCACATCTAATCTATTAGCACTCAAATCGATTTCACTCAAACAAATTactcaattcattgtttttttcgAACCCGGATAAGCAGAAGAAACCAATTAAAAAAGATTCATTAATTACAGTTCATCAACTCATTATGAGacagtgtgacatcatcacctaCACACAGTAAGTGGACGAGACATCTTACAGCGTGACGGAGACATCAGACACCGTTAAAATGCTCTTCACGCTTAATAAACTGCATTTTCTTCCTGGGTGACTTACAGGGGATGCGGCTTGAGTGCCAGGGCACAGAGTTGGTGACGTAGTCTTGTTTGGAGGCTGTGATGATGACCCATGTTCCTGTGCGGTACAGGAAGCTGACTCTCAGGACGCCATCGCTGCCGGCCCTGTTGGACGCCAAGATGGTCTGGTTGCCGTGGACTTCCACCTGAGCGTCCGCCAACGGGGACAGGTCGCTGTTGTCGAACACCTGGACTTTTATTTGCACCTCTGGaagagcagaaagacagagaggtcCAGTGATTTTGCAAAGAGATGAAACActtagtcgattaatcgattagtggATTGACAGAActcaaaaaacagcaaatgttttcagtattttctgatattttgtaGAGCAAATGATCGTGTAATAAATcgtgaaaataaacagataatctcttaacataaaaaaaggaaattcaagGGAAGGTTCCTGGAAAAAAACCTTTATACTAATTACAGGGAAAATGGAGACAGTATTAAGCATTATTTTTCAGtctgcaggtcagctgaacacgtatatatatatattgagaGTAAAGTTTccaataatcaacaaataatgaattaatatttgttttggtttaaatgGAGCAGTTCCTTTAAGGAAATCAACACTAAAATTACAACTACCTCCAATCAATTGACTGTTAAATACCTTTAAGTAATAAATTAAGCAGCAACTCGTTTCAGCactaaaacaacagacacaaacattttcctcGAGGAAACAAACAATATTTGCCGTTCTGTCATAGATTTCCACTCAATCAAAAGTAGAGCTTTGTGGTTTACTAGTCTTGTGTAGTCAGattatactgtagtattaaaGCAGTAATTACACTCGAGTATGGCTCAATTTATCAAGTCCCCCTCGGCTGTCTTACAAGGTCAACATCATTATGCAACAGTGCAATGATCTCCTCTGAAATTCTCTCATTTTAAATTTGGAGGTTTTAGGGGAAACAGGAAGCGTAATGTtgttagctgtgggctacaacttaacatttgtatttttagccCATCGTCATcagtatgccgaattagctatcagcagttcctgtttgcagcgTATCCGTGGATGTACAGATTACTATCACTGGACTACTTTCATActgaagaaaacataaaaacgtgatgattctcaggtAAGTTCTGATGTTATTAGGAGCGTCTTTTTTTCTATGAgttctaagcagatttatggacgttAATACAAGATGAAATATGTTATGACTCCAAGAAGGAGTGCAAATTTTGGTGCAAACTGCGGCAATCTGGGTTTTAAAGCACGttaattgcctccatgagctgaCATCACCTGTATGCACCTGCCCCTTTCACTTAACGCTTAACCTCTGCCTCATGTCAGAGCCCCTGCATCATTAGTCCCAGCTGTGGtggattatgatgatgatgatgatgtttgtggTCAAATCCATCGCGTGGGTCTTTCTGCCCTTCATCCTCCCATGTTTTTCAGCCccagaacattttgtttctcatctttCCTCTTGGACAGCGTGGATGTGGGTCACGCTGGGGATGTTTCCATGGATACATGCTGACTCTCCAAAAGCTGGCTTGTTGTTGCTTCCTCGCTCGGCTCAGCTCTCTTGTAGCACTACGAGCTGTCGTCCTCTAAACCCTCCAGGCCTCGagtgacaacccccccccctctgccatGCAGAACTTCTCACCGCAGCAGCCTCGCTAATGGCTGCATTAAGATAATAAggatgtatgtgagtgtgtgttttttccataATCGTGTGTAAATGCTGTCAGCCATTAACATAATTGGTTGAATAAAGGctcccttgtgtgtgtggagagaggaTTTCCTCCGTCTGGGCTCCACATTGAAAACACTGAGAGTCACAGTGTCACATCGAGGGTCTGGGAACATTCACTCACTGGAAGAGCTTGAATACAAGTTCAGCTGAGAGTAAGTGGAGTGTAaaccctcctcttcttcttcgtctttgGGCTCAGATAAATCCGCTTCACTTAAAAGTCAAACTGCGGTTCTTAAAGTCAGACGCAGGAAACTGGTATGTTATGAGAGTTCAGCCATTTCACTTTCAGGTTTTGCCCTTTTCTTTAAATATGCCTTAAAGGATTAACCGAGTGTCAGTACAGCTGCAGCTTGATGAGATGAATCAGCTCTAAAACACAACATCCTCCTCGGCCTTTAGACGGTAATTGCTTCACAACATCTTGCAGCTGAAGAGAAGTGCTGAGCTGTTCCAAAACACACCTGAGGtatcaattaattgactttTTAATCAGTcaagcagcagctgggaggcaAAATCTATTACAATTTAATCTAAATGAGGttttaacagacaaaaaaaaatcacagtttaGCCAGCAGTCGAGGAAGTaacaataccacaatgtagaaatactccattaccaGTAGAAGTCTGGCACTTATTATATatgcaaaagtaaaagtactggaccctgtcagtgttatattattatattctgtATCATCATGTTGTGGCAGCTCATTTCAGGAACTTTATATCCAGTTTGTAGTTTAAATCAATAACAAAGCTTCATTTCCTAAAAGCTGGTCACatcttttgtttgtaaaatcttaatctgccAAGAACACAGTACACTTAAAGTACGACACCCATCATCCCATCTGTTTTATGATTATTAATTGCATAAATGTATATTATGATATTTATTATCATACATTTTAAcgactttgtgttgtgttgggtagtttaatcaaTAATACATCGTGTTTTATTTGTtcgtatgtttttttttgtgtgaaacgtggaagtacctcaaaactgtacttgagtaaatgtacttagttacaatCCAGCGCTGTCTGCAACCACCCATGCAGCTGTAAATAGCTTGAAGCATGcataatgcaatgcaattaCATAAT encodes:
- the LOC139303748 gene encoding protein FAM171A2, which gives rise to MPDNYISRLLLFASVCAVWEALAKSLPDQGAFEVQIKVQVFDNSDLSPLADAQVEVHGNQTILASNRAGSDGVLRVSFLYRTGTWVIITASKQDYVTNSVPWHSSRIPLYASVSLYLLVQRPGTLILYDDVLQVLSGSPGARNQPLVQLQRKSLHLPSNSNYTALSAALTTARTQYEIGGFPFLLGQETNSSGAETGWTDLTALAVVSIQLFDKDGSAIQVSDPIHISVPLPSDTRNRMATSVPAWLYQPKTGLWVRNGTGYIKKDGPQFVWNVVVPQMGYWLAAFPSSSGLGLSHPGLRDITTYHTLFLLSILGSLALLVLILLCVLLYYCRRKCLKPRRQQGKPHTSNLNGAKRDQGTSTSRLNLICGGHVESGPSNDKSDLSPSRDYQSSREDLTKHVPAHMLRHAKGKNASGPQRGESFPMKVTRATETNNLDNPLLHEDYNRSYSPMEGKESEYHRHHNANDNRGYSSDPPSPPRFQGYVPNQSDKPPEYSAAAADSLARPTSLNTQPGQIIFCSSIDQMKENMYRSMVPTLVIPAHYMRLPSEFSGKDGKDQKDQDKDGAQMGGGQQHHHHHSQKQGQQQQGGSQGDDSEEPSWASDSSGGPVTIPVLFNDSTMAQMNGELQALTEKKLLELGVKQHPRAWFISLDGRNNAHVRHSYIDAGNDLSGGGVGAFLGGPSSTSRDVNLEPPLESQERKSAINRKGKDDRWGTGGRKGHSVSSSGGKSYSKLAYPDHSEPSSSEGRPVSPEENSLTPLLDEGPSSRGSTIPRRGRSRVNSTRSSNSENRRDSMTSPEDDPDDKDENKKSPWQKIEDRPLMVFHPRK